Genomic DNA from Streptomyces sp. AM 2-1-1:
GTCGTCCTCTCCGTGATGGCCGCCGTCACCATGGTCGGCTCCGGTCTGGCCGCGCTCGCACAGGACGACATCAAACGCGTCCTCGCCTACTCGACCCTCGGTCAGCTCGGCTACATGGCCGGGGCACTGGCCGTCGGCGACCGGGGTGCCGCCGTCTTCCACCTCCTGTCGCACGGCGCCTTCAAGGCCGTCCTCTTCCTCGCCGCAGGCGTCGTCATCCACGCCACCGGCACCAACTCGCTCGCCGCGATGTCCCGCATGGGCGGCCTGACCCGGCGCATCCCCGACGCCTACTGGACGATGACCGTCGCCCTGCTGGCTCTGGCCGCCATCCCGCCGTTCGCCGGCTTCTTCTCCAAGGAGGCCGTCCTCGTCGCCGCCGAGCACACCGCCCTGGGCGAGCGCCACGTCGCCCCGGCCGCCGCCGGCTGGACGATCCTCGTCGCCGGCCTGCTGGCCGCTGTGCTCACCGCCGCGTACGCCACCCGGCTCTGGCTGCTCACCTTCCGGGGCCGCGGCCCCGAGGTGGCCGACCACGGCAAGCAGCCCGTCGCGATGACCTCCGTCCTGTGGGTGCTGGCCGTCCCCACCCTCGGCTTCGGCCTGACGGCCGGGGTGATCGGCGACTGGTTCGACGGACACCGCCTCACCCCCACGCTCACCACCGCCGTCCTCTCCACGGGCGTCGGTCTCGTCGGCGGTCTCGTCACCTACGCCGCCTGGCGCCACACCACCGCACACGCCGCGGGCCATCCCCTCGGTGCCGTCACCGCGCACCCCCGGGCCGAACCCGCCCTCGTCGAGGCCGAGGCCATCAGCGCCCACACCGCCGTCTACGGGGACATCGCGGACGCGGCCGACCCCGCCGACCCCGGCCGCCTGCTGCTCGGCCCCCTGCACCCCGCCGCGGCCGCCGGATTCCACCTGGACGCCCTGTACACGCGGCTGTTCGTACGGCCCGTCCTGGCGGCCGCCCGCCTCGTCCGCTTCCTGGACCGCGAGGTCGTCGACACGTACGTACGCGGCTCCGGCGCCACCGCGCGGCTGCTCGGCACCGCCGTCCGCCGCGCCCAGACCGGCAACGCGCAGACCTACGTCTCCGCCCTGCTCGCCGGGTCCCTCGTCCTGACGATCGCCGTCGTCGTCTATGCCAACGTCAACGCCGGGGCGTGAACCGTGCTCGATATCAGCCCGTCCGTGATGCAGGTCCTCCTGGCGCTGGCCGTCGTCGGCCCGCTGGTGGGCGCCGTCGCCGCCCTGCTGCCCGCCCCGCCCGGACTGAGGGGCCGCGACCCGGACCAGGCCGTGCTCCGCCACGGCGTCACCGTGACCGGCGCCATCCTCCTCGTCACCCTGCTGCTGGCGGCCGGCTTCGACCGCGACCACGCGGCGACGATGCAGGCCACCACCGACATCAGCTGGATCCCGGCGCTGGACGTCCGGGTCCACCTCGGCATCGACGGCATCTCTCTCCCCCTCCTCGTGCTCACCGCGCTGCTGACCTTCCTCTGCGCGGTGTACAGCTACTTCAAGATGCCCGCGGGCCCGTCCCCGAAGGCCTTCGTCGCCCTGATCCTGCTGCTGGAGTCCGGCACGCTGGCGACCTTCGCCGTGCTGGACCTGCTGCTCTTCTTCCTCGCGTTCGAGATGGTCCTCATCCCGATGTACTTCCTCATCGCCCGCTGGGGCGGTGCGGGCAAGCAGGCCGCGGCCTCGAAGTTCGTCCTCTACACGCTGCTCGGCTCCGTCGTCATGCTGCTCGGGCTGCTGCTCGTGGGCCTGCACGCCGGCACCTTCGACATGGTGGCACTCGCCACCGACAACGGCCGGGGCCTCTCCACGTCCGTGCAGGTCATCGCCGTTCTGGCGATCGGGATCGGGCTCGCAGTGAAGACCCCGATGTGGCCGCTGCACAGCTGGCTGCCCGACGCGCACACCGCCGCCCCCACGGCGGGCTCGGTCCTCCTCGCCGGCGTGATGCTGAAGATGGGTACCTACGGGTTCGTCCGGGTGCTCCTCCCGATCGCTCCCGAGGGGATGCGCACCTTCGCGCCGTACCTCGCCGCGCTCGCGGTCGCCGGGATCGTCTACGGCTCGCTCGCCTGCCTCGCCCTCGCCCGCCCGGGCGCGAAGGGCGACCTCAAGCGGCTGATCGCGTACTCCTCGGTCGGCCACATGGGGTTCGTCCTCCTCGGCATCGCCTCCATGACCCCCGCCGGGGTCAATGGCGCGCTCTTCGCCAACATCGCCCACGGCCTCATCACCGGCCTGCTCTTCTTCCTGGTCGGCGCGGTGAAGGACCGGCACGGCACCGCCGACCTCGACACCCTCGCGGGGGCCACCGGCGCGGCCCTCTACGGCCGCGCGCCCCGGCTGGGCGCCCTGCTCGCCTTCGCCGCCGTCGCCTCCCTCGGACTCCCCGGCCTGGCGGGATTCTGGGGCGAGATGCTCACCCTCTTCGGCGCCTTCGACCCGGCCGAAGGGCTCAGCCGTCCCGCCTTCCTGACGTTCACGGCGATCGGCGCCTTCGGAACCCTGCTCACCGCCGCGTACATGCTCGCCGTCGTCCGCCGCGTCTGCATGGGTGAGCCGCCCGCACGGACGGCTCACCCCACCGGGCTCGGCGGCGGACCACACGAGGACGCGCCCCCCGCCGGCAGCCCGGCGGCGGAGCCCACCGCCCCCACCGGGGGCGTGGCGACGGCGGTGGCCCCCGGGACGGCGGCCACCGCGGAGATCGCCGACGTCCGCCCGTACGAGTTCGCCGCCTGGACCCCGCTCGTCGTCCTCACCGTCCTCGCCGGACTCTGGCCCGCCCTCCTCCTCGGGCTCAGCGACCCGGCCGTGCAGAAGCTCCTCGCAGGAGGCAAGTCGTGATCGCGGACCTCGTCACCGCCGCCGGCGCGGCCCCGGGCGGCCCCGGCACGGGCACGGCGGCCGGCGCGCCACTCGCGCAGTCGGCCGCGAGCCTCGTCCAGTCCGTCGACTGGCTCGCCGTCGCACCCCCGCTCGCCGTCGCGGTCCTCGCGCTCGCCGTCCTCGTCGCCGACCTCTTCCTCGCCGAACGCCACAAGCCGCTCCTCGGCTACGCCACCGTGGGCGGGCTCGTCGTCGCCCTCGCCCTGCTGATCCCGCTGCGGGACGGTGACCGGTCCACCTTCTGCGTGGACACCGCCACCCCCGGTGCGGGCCAGGCGTGCAGCTACACCGCCGACCACTTCGCCCTCGTCCTCCAGGCCCTGGTCCTCGGCGGAGCGCTGCTCACCGCGCTGCTCTCGCTCGACGACACCCGCAGGCTGCCGGCCGGGGAGTTCTGGTTCCTGCTGCTCTCCTCGGCCTCCGGCGCGGTGCTGCTGCCGGCCTCCCGCGACCTCATCACCCTCGTCGTCGCCCTGGAAGTCGCCTCGCTCCCCGCCTTCGCCCTCGTCGGCATCAAGCGCGGCGACCGGCGCTCCTCCGAGGCGGCCCTCAAGTTCTTCCTCTCCTCCGTCACCGCGACCGCCGTGATGCTCCTCGGCGTCAGCTTCGTCTACGCGGCGACCGGGACCACCCACCTCACCGGGATCGCCCGCGGACTCGACCAGGTCCCCGGGCGGTTCGCGACCCTCGCCGCGGCGGGAGTCGCCCTGACCCTCGTCGGCTTCGCCTTCAAGACCGCCGCCGCGCCCTTCCACTTCTGGGTCCCCGACACCTACGTCGGTGCCCCGCTGCCCATCGCCGCCTACCTCTCCGTCGTCGGCAAGGCGGTCGGCTTCACGGGCCTGATCCTGGTCACGGTGATCGCCTTCCCGTCCTACGCCGACGTCTGGGGGCCGGCTCTCGCCGTCCTCGCCGCGCTGACCATGACCGTCGGGAACGTCGCCGCCCTGCGCCAGGAGCCCGGCCGCGCCCGCAGCGCCGTACGCCTGCTCGCCTGGTCCTCCGTCGGCCAGGCCGGCTACCTCCTGGTGCCGATCGCCGCGTCCGCCTACGCGGAGGACGTCCGGGTGGGCTCCACCGTCGCGTACGCCCTGATGTACGCCGTCGTGAACCTCGGCGCGTTCGCGGTCGCCGCGCTCGTCGCCCGTACGAGTCCCGGCAACCGGCTGACCGACTACCGCGCCCTCTACGCCCGCCGCCCCCTCACCGCCCTGGCGATGGCCTTCTTCCTGCTCTGCCTGGCCGGTCTGCCGCCGGGCATCGTCGGACTCTTCGCCAAGGTCACCGTCTTCTCGGCGGCCGTCGACGCGGGCCTGGGCTGGCTCGCCGTCGTCATGGCCGTCAACGTGGTGATCGCCCTCGCCTACTACCTCCGGTGGACCGCGCTGCTCTTCCGCGGTGCCGGCGCCCCCGAGGCCGTACCGGCGGCCGTGGCGGCCCCGGCGCCGGCCTCCGCGGACCCGATCACGGGAACGGCCGCGGCCCCCGCGCCCCTGGTCGCGGCGCTCGTCCTCACCGCCGCCGCCGCGCTCGTCCTCTCCGGGGCGCCGCAGATCGTGCTGAGATTCGCCACCGGCACGCTCTTCTGACGGGGCCGGCCCCCCGCCGCACCGCGGCCCCCGCCCTCACCTCACCGGCTTGCTCCGGCGGGCCGGAACAGGGCAGGGTCTTCGGTGCACGCGTCACGCACCGGGCGGGGACGCCGGCGCCACGAGCGGAACGAGGAGACAGCGCAGTGCTGAACGGGTTCAAGGAATTCATCCTGCGGGGCAACGTCGTGTCCATGGCGATCGGCCTCGCCGTGGGAGCGGCCTTCACCGCCGTCGTCACCGGATTCAGCAACGCCTTCATCGTGCCGCTCATCGGTGTCATCACGCGGGGGACGGGGGACTTCAGCAAGGCGTCCTTCAAGGTCGAGGGCGTCGCCTTCCCCTACGGCCTCTTCATCGCCGCGGCGATCGCCTTCCTCATCACCGCCGCCGTCCTCTACTTCTGCGTCGTCGTCCCGATGCAGAAGGTCCAGGACCGCTTCACCGCGAAGAAGGCCGACGAGCCCGCCGACATCAAGGCCGCGCTCCGTGACTGCCCGCGCTGCTACACCGCCATCCCGGCCATCGCCTCCCGCTGCGGACACTGCACCAGCGAGGTCGAGCCCGACCCCGCCGTCCTGGCGCACGCCGAGCGGCTCACCGGGAAGCCCGCGGGGACCGAGAAGCTCCCCGCCCCGCGCTGACGGCCCTTCCCCGCCCCTCCGAAGCCCCGGCACCCCACCCGGCCCACCCGTACGGGCTACCCCGCCCTCCGGCCCGTACAGCCGTGCGGGACCCGCCCCCCGGGGCCGCGCACCAGGGAACTCGCTCGCCCCGCCTGGCGTTGACCAGAACGGGAAGCTCCACTGAGAAGTGGACCCCTATCGAGCAAGGGTTCCCCTGCTGCACCATTTGGAGGGCGTACCGTGCACCGCCGGCACAACGGGCTGAAGACCGCCGTACTCCTCGGCGGTCTCTCCGCCCTGATCATCGTCATCGGCAGCTTCTTCGGACGCACCGGCCTGATCGTCGCGCTCCTCGTGGCGGTCGGCACCAACGCCTACGCGTACTGGAACAGCGACAAGCTCGCGCTGCGGGCGATGCGGGCACGGCCGGTCAGCGAGTTCGAGGCCCCCACGATCTACCGCATCGTGCGCGAGCTCTCGACCGCCGCCCGCCGGCCCATGCCCCGGCTCTACCTCTCGCCCACCCAGGCACCCAACGCCTTCGCCACCGGCCGCAACCCGCGCAACGCCGCCGTCTGCTGCACCGACGGCATCCTCCAGATCCTGGACGAACGCGAACTGCGCGGTGTCCTCGGCCACGAGTTGAGCCACGTCTACAACCGCGACATCCTGATCTCGTCCGTCGCCGGAGCACTCGCCTCGGTCGTGATGTTCCTGGTCAACTTCGCCTGGCTGATCCCGGTCGGCCGCTCCAGCGACGACGAGGGCCCCGGCATCTTCGGCCTGCTCCTCGTGATGATCCTCGGCCCGCTCGCCGCCTCGGTCATCCAGCTCGCCGTGAGCCGCTCCCGCGAGTACGAGGCCGACGCCTCCGGAGCCCAGCTCACGGGGGACCCGCTCGCCCTGGCGAGCGCCCTGCGCAAGCTCGACGCGGGGACCAAGCGGCTCCCGCTCCCGCCCGAGCCGCGCATCGAGACCGCGAGCCACATGATGATCGTGAACCCCTTCCGGCCCGGCCAGGGCGTGTCCAAGATGTTCTCCACGCATCCGCCGATGGCGGAGCGCATCGCCCGACTAGAGAAGATGGCAGGTCATCGACGGTGAAGACGATCCTGAACGTCATATGGCTGGTCCTGTGCGGCTTCTGGATGTGCCTCGGCTACCTCGCCGCCGGCCTCCTCCTCTGCATCACGATCATCGGCATCCCCTTCGGCGTGGCCGCGTTCCGCATCGGCCTGTACGCCCTCTGGCCCTTCGGCTACATGGTCGTCGACCGCCAGGACGCGGGCGGCGCCTCCTGCGTCGGCAACGTCCTCTGGCTGGTCCTCGCCGGCTGGTGGCTGGCCCTCGGGCACATCGTCACCGGCATCGCGCTCTTCGTGACCATCATCGGCATCCCGCTGGCCATCGCGAACTTCAAGCTGATCCCGGTGTCGCTGATGCCGTTCGGCAAGGAGGTCGTCCCCACCGACCAGCCCTTCGCCGCCCGGTAGCCCGCCCGCCCCCGCACCTGGCAGTCCGCCCACGGTCCGCCTCCGCCCCCGCGCCCGGAGGCCGTCCGCCCGGCGGCCCCTCCGCCCGTGTGCCCTGCGGGGCAACCGCTCCCACCACACCGCGCGTCCCTGAATCCACAACCAGGAAAAGGGGTAGGTGGGCCGCATGGGCATCATCGCGTGGATCATTCTCGGGCTCGTCGCCGGAGTCATAGCCAAGGTTCTGCTGCCGGGGCGCGACCCCGGCGGCATCATCATCACGACCCTCATCGGGATCGCCGGAGCCTTCGTCGGAGGCTGGCTCTCCGCGAAGGTCCTCGACCGTCCGATCAACGACGACTTCTTCGACCTCGCCACCTGGGTCGCCGCCATCGCGGGCTCCCTGGTGCTGCTCATCGTCTACCGGTTGCTCTTCGGCAACTCCCGCGAACGCCGCTGACGACGGCGCCGGCCCGCACTCCGCACGCCCGCGCGCGGCGGGCCGACCGGAGCCGCCCGGCTCACCGGTCGTCCAGACCGGTCTCCCGCAGCGTCAGGTTGAGCCGGCCGGCCCGCATCCCCGTCTCCGGGCCGGCCGTCCCCGGATACACCTTCGGCACCCCGTGGAACGCGAAGCGCGACGGTCCTCCGAAGACGAACAGGTCACCGGACTCCAGCTCCACGTCCGTCCAGGGCCGCCCCCGGTCCTGCGTGTTCCCGAACCGGAAGACACAGGTGTCCCCGATGCTCAGCGACACCACGGGGGCCCCGGAGCGCTCCTCGCGGTCCTGGTGCATGCCCATCCGGGCCGTACCGTCGTAGAAGTTCACCAGCCCCGCGTCCGGCGCGTACGCCCGGCCCGCCGCCTCGTCCCCGTACGCCTCCGCCACCGCGGCCCGGCCCAGCTCCGCGAGCCACTCCGGGAACACCGCGACCCGGGCCCCGTTCACGTCGTCAGCGGTCCGCACGTACGCGTACGGCCGCCAGTGCCACCCCAGGCACACCGTCCGCACCGACATCACCCCGCCGCCCGGCAGCTCCGTGTGCCGCAGCGGAACCGGCCCTCGCGCCCACTCCCGGCAGGCCGCCACCAGCTCCCGCTGCCGCTCCACCGACAACCACCCCGGCACGTGCACCGCCCCGGGGGCGACGGTCCGCCGCTCCCTCGGGAAGAGCCCCGCCGACGCCATCAGCCCCGCCCCGGGCCGCCGGCCGCGTCACGGTCCGCACGCTCCGCCGGGGCGACGGCCGGCCCCGTCGCGCGGCCTTCCGCCCAGGCGCCCTCGATCGACAGCAGCCGTTCCTTGCGCGCCGGCCCGCCCGCGTACCCCCGCAGCGATCCGTCCGCGCCGATCACCCGGTGGCACGGCCGCACCACCAGCAGCGGGTTCCGCCCGATCGCGGTCCCCACCGCCCGCACCCCGGCCCCGGCGACACCGACCCGCTGCGCCACCCAGCCGTACGACACCGTGCTGCCGTACGGGATCTCTTCCAGCGCCCGCCAGACACGCCGCTGGAACTCCGTCCCCGCCCCCGGCGCGTACGGCAGCTCGAAACGCGTCAGCCGCCCCGCGAAGTACGCCGCGAGCTGCGCCCGGGCCTCCGCGAAGGCCCCCGGGACCTCCCGCCACCCCGCGAGGACGACCGCCCCGCCCTTCTGCTCCGGTACGGACACCGAGAGCAGTCCCGCGGACGGCTCGTCGCCGACCAGCAGCAGCTCGCCCAGGGGGCTGTCACACCTCGTGTACACCGTGCTCATCGACGGTCATCCCTCTCACGCGCTCCCGGTCCCGTACTCCGAGTCTGCGCCACCGGGACGCCACCGGGCTGGCGGAAATCCGACATCGGGTTTCCGGCGCGGGCATCTGGGGGCCGCTCGTGGCACCGGGGCGGAGAACGCTCACGGCGGTGCCGAGGACGACACCGCCGTGGGAGAACCTCGTCGAGCGGCCGGCGGCACGGCCACCGGCCCGCGCGTCAGCGGTAGTTGACGTACTGCAGGGCGAAGTCGAAGTCCTTGCCCTTGAGCAGCGCCTGCACGGCCTGGAGGTCGTCGCGGCTCTTCGAGCTGACCCGCAGCTCGTCGCCCTGCACCTGCGCCTTGACACCCTTGGGGCCCTCGTCGCGGATGACCTTGGCGACCTTCTTGGCGTTCTCCTGGGAGATGCCTTCCTCGATCGTCGCGAAGATCTTGTACTCCTTGCCGGAGAGCTGGGGCTCGCCCGCGTCCAGCGACTTCAGCGAGATCCCGCGCTTGATCAGCTTCGTCTCGAAGATGTCGAGGATCGCCTTGACGCGCTCCTCGCCGTTCGCCTCCATCAGGATCTTCTCGCCGGACCACGCGATCGACGCGCCGGTGCCCTTGAAGTCGTAGCGCTGGGAGATCTCCTTGGCGGCCTGGTTGAGGGCGTTGTCGACCTCCTGCCGCTCGACCTTCGAGACGATGTCGAAACTGGAGTCGGCCATGGCGTGTGGCTCCTTGCGTCGTAAACGGTCGTAAGCGTGGGGATGCAGGAGAAAGCCTAAAGGCTGACCCGGGGTCCAGCCGCTGATCAATCGAGTGGCGGAGCACCCCTGCGCATCGGGTATCGTTTACGTCGTCGCCAAGGAGCTCACCAGCGGGGTTCCGGAGCGATGTTCGAGGCGGTGTGCCCGAGTGGCCAAAGGGAGCAGACTGTAAATCTGCCGGCTCAGCCTACCCAGGTTCGAACCCTGGCGCCGCCACCGAACGGGAAGCCCCCGTCCACAGTGATGTGGACGGGGGCTTCTCGCATGTCCGCGGCTCGCCGTCCGGATCCCGGGCGTCCCGGGCCCGGAACCGCCGGGCCCGGGTGGCTCCCCGCTCAGTTCCCCGCGACGTTCCTCGTCGCGACCGAGACCGGCACGTTGCCCGAGATCAGCTCCAGGGTCAGGCCCGCCGTGCTCGGGGTGTCGAGCAGCTCCGCGAGGGTCGCCGCCACGTCGTCGCGGGGTACCGGGCCGCGGCCGGTGGAGAGGGAGAGCAGGACCAGGCCGGTGCCGGCGTCGTCGGTGAGCATGCCGGGCCGCAGGATCGTCCAGTCCAGGCCCGCCCGCGCCCGTACGGCGTCGTCCGCCGCGCCCTTCGCCCGCAGGTAAGCGTCGAAGACCTCGTCGCCCGGGTGCGAGGCGTCCGCGCCCATGGAGGAGACCATGAGGTAGCGCCGTACGCCCGCCCGTTCCGCCGCGTCGGCGAGGAGCACCGCGGCGCCCCGGTCCACGGTGTCCTTGCGGTCCGGCCCGCTGTCGGGGCCCGCGCCCGCCGCGAAGACCACGGCGTCGGCGCCGTCGAGCACCTTCGCCACCTCGTCCACGGAGGCCGATTCGAGGTCGAGGACGGCCGCCTCGGCGCCCGCCGCCTCAAGATCCCCCCGTTGCCCCGGATCGCGGACGAGGCCCACCGCCTCGTCCCCGCGTGCGGCGAGCAGGCGCTCCAGCCGCAGTGCGATCTGACCATGTCCACCCGCGATGACAATGCGCATGGTCACGACCGTACGCCGGAGCGGGCCCGCACGCCCGGACCACGGCCGAATGAAGATCAACCCGGCCCCGGCCCCGGCCTGCCCTGGCGCGGCAGCCCGTACGGTTCCGGCAGCTCCGTGTCGCAGTACTCGCGCACCGCGCTGGTCCGGGCGACGATCCGCCCCCGGTGCACCACGATCCGGCTGTACGCGAGCGAGAGCACGCCCGCGAGACCGTCGCCGCGCACCGCGAGCAACTCCGCCGGGAAGCCCGCCTCCACGCGCACCTCGGGCAGCCCCATCGCCAGCCGGGCGGTGGTCGCGACGGCGTCGTACGCGCTCCGGGCGGGCAGCCCGTGCTGCGAGGCCAGGAGGTACGCCGCCTCCAGCGGGTCGCCCCGCCCCACCGGGTTGGCCGTGTCGCGCAGCGCCCCGCTGCCCGCCACGAGCCGAACCCCGGCGGCGCGCAACAGGCGTACCGGCGCGGTGAGTCGGCGCTGCGCGCCCGAGCAGCCGCCCTGCGGCAGGCAGACGACCGTCACGCCGGCCGCCGCGAGCCGCTCCGCGGCCTGCCGCGCGGCCTCCTCCGGCATCCGGGACAGACCGCCGCACGGGCCGAGGGTGACTCCCGACCCCCTCCCCGGCGCCGGTTCCGGCCCCGGCCCCCTCTCCGGCCCCGCCCCCAGCCCGGCCGCCATGGCGGCGAACCGGGCGATCCGGGCGGGGTCGGAGGCGTCCGTGTGCAGGTCCACCGGGAGTCCGTGCTCGGCGGCGACGGAGAGGGCCCGCTCCACGTACCCCTCGGGGTCGGGGTCGAGGTCCGGGCGCCCGCCGATCACGCCCGCACCCATCGCGACGGCGTCCCGGAGCAGGGCCGTCCCGTCCTCGCCCTCCGCTCCGGTGAGACGCCGGGGGACCACGACGGGCGTGAGGTCGGCCAGCCCGCGCAGCGCGTACCGGGCCTGCAGGACCGCCTCCAGCGGCGCGAGGCCGTGGGCGCCGCCGACCCGGACGTGGGTACGCAGCGCGGTCGCACCGTGCCCCAGCTGGAGCAGGGCGGCCTCCGTCGCGCGGCGCCGCAGGTCCTGCGGGCGGTGCGGGTCTCCCTCGCAGTCGGAGGCGGTGAGGGCGGTGTCGCTGTGGGCGTGCGGTTCGGCGGGGGCGGGCAGCAGCAGGAAGCCGCGCAGCTCCACCCGGGTACCCCGGGCGCCGAGGGTGCCGGGGGGCCCGACGGCCTCGATCCGCTCGCCGCCGACCCGTACGTCCACGGTCCGGCCGTCGGCGAGCCGTGCCCCGCAGAGCAGCAGCGGTTCGGGGGAGGCCCCGCGGCCGTCCGCGTCGTCGTCGGGTGGCCTCGGCCGGCTGTCGGGCATCGCGCTCCTGGGGAGGGGTCGTCGGGGCGTCGTGCCCGTCCCCGGCGGCGTACGCTGCGGTAGCCGTACAGCGCCGGGCGGGGGATCGGGTCGCCGCGGGGGCGACCGGACGGAGAGTGGACCGCGGATGCACGGAACGAGGGCTCCGGGGGCCGGCGCGCTCTCCGCGACGGCGGTTCACGCACC
This window encodes:
- a CDS encoding hydrolase, giving the protein MPDSRPRPPDDDADGRGASPEPLLLCGARLADGRTVDVRVGGERIEAVGPPGTLGARGTRVELRGFLLLPAPAEPHAHSDTALTASDCEGDPHRPQDLRRRATEAALLQLGHGATALRTHVRVGGAHGLAPLEAVLQARYALRGLADLTPVVVPRRLTGAEGEDGTALLRDAVAMGAGVIGGRPDLDPDPEGYVERALSVAAEHGLPVDLHTDASDPARIARFAAMAAGLGAGPERGPGPEPAPGRGSGVTLGPCGGLSRMPEEAARQAAERLAAAGVTVVCLPQGGCSGAQRRLTAPVRLLRAAGVRLVAGSGALRDTANPVGRGDPLEAAYLLASQHGLPARSAYDAVATTARLAMGLPEVRVEAGFPAELLAVRGDGLAGVLSLAYSRIVVHRGRIVARTSAVREYCDTELPEPYGLPRQGRPGPGPG